Part of the Oscillibacter hominis genome is shown below.
GCTATCTGGCCCTTTACTACAAGTACCAGCGCACCTATCACGTGGAGGAGATCCTCCGGGGCACGTATCCGGCCGCCACCGCCTCCGAGCTGCGCTCCGCGCCCTTTGACGAGCGCCTGTCCGTAATGGGGCTGATGATGTCCCGGCTATCGGAGGCCGCCCGCAAGGTGCGGATGCAGGATCAGCTCACCCAATCGCTCCATGGCGACCTGCTGCAATTCCGGGAGCGGATCGGCGCCGAGGCGCCGGACGCCGTCCTCCAGGATTTGACGCATCGGCTCCAGGCGGAGGCCAAACGCAGAAAAGACGCCGGGCAGGAGAGCCGGGAGCTCCGCGCGTTGACGGCACGCCGGATCCAGGCCCTGGACTCCTGCCGCCACGCGCTGGCCGAAAGAAGTGGCAGCCCCATGGACGCGGTCCGCCCTCTCCTTCAAACGGAGGTGGACGAACGGAAGGCCCTGGCGGAGGAGGCCTCCGGCCTCTTTGACCACGCCTTCTCCTTCCTGGAGGCCGTCTTCGGCCCCAGCCAGGAGCTGGTGATCTTTGTGACGGAGATCACCGCCGGCTACGATACTTCCTGGTTCGTGGAGGCCTTTGGCTGTGACGCCTATTTCCGCCACAACAAGGAGCTGATGTTCGACTCCGCCCGCAGCCGCATCCGCTCGGAGATCGAGGCCGCCCGGTCCGCAGAGCAGGCGCCGTAAGCAGCGTGGGGCTCCTGATCAGCCATATCGCCATTTATGTAGAGACGCCGTTTCGGCGTCTCTTCCCTTTTTCAGGCCGTGTGATTTCTTCACGTGGTGCAGCTCATTCGGACATTGGACCCCCGGTGTCTGATTCACGGACACTGCCAGCCGTTTGTCGGTTGTTTTTCCCTCCGCCCGCCGCTAAAATCAACAGCGTTGATAAAACTTCTATGGAAGGAGCATGTCCGATGAATACACAATACAAGCCCCGCCGGATCCTGGCGGCCGCCACTGCCGCCGCCATGGCCTTCGCCATCGTGCCCGCGGCCGCGGCGGAGCCCATCAGCGACGGAGTCACCCCCACCTATGATGAAGCCTACTACGCCACGGTGGACTACTACGGGAACCTCACCGAGGGCAGCATGGTGAAAAGCTACATCACAAACGGCGTTTCCACCCTGACTGACTACGGCCAGTACGACGAGGTCAAAAATCTGACCAACGATGTGGAGGCGGTGAGCCGGGACGGCAAAACCACCTTCGACTTTGGCTCCAGCGTCCCCAGCCACTTCTACTTTGAGGGCAAAACCACAGCGCCCTTCCAGCAGCTGCCCTGGACGCTCACCATCAGCTACCGGCTCAACGGCGTTCCCACCCGGGCCGAAGAGCTCTATGGCAAGACCGGGGAGGTGGAGATCAACGTGGACGCCATCCCCAATGGGTCGGCCAGCGAATACGCCCGCAACAACTACACCCTGGAGGCCATGGCCCTCTTCAATCAGGACGACATTCTCTCCCTGGAGGCGCCCGGGGCCCAGGTACAGTTGATTGGCAACCTGCGGGCTGTGCTGTTTCTGGCTCTGCCCGGCGAGGAGCAGCACTTCACCATCCGGGTGGGCGCGGAGGACTTCTCCTTTGACGGCATGACCTTTTTGATGGTGCCCGCCACCCTTTCCCAACTCTCCCAGATCGCGGATTTAAGCGACAAGGCCGACGACCTCGAGGACTCCTACAACAAGCTCAACACCAGCCTGGATACCCTGTTAGGTGCGCTGGACGGCATGAGCGGCAGCCTCTACGCCACCGCCGAGGGACTGGATGAGCTCAATTCCGCAAGGGACGTCATCTCCTCCGGCAAGGGCCAGGTCTACGACGACTTGGACGGTGTGATCGCAAGCTTGGGAGACCTGGAGACCTCCCTCACACCGGCCTCCGGCCACATCACCTATGCCAAGGACACGCTGACCAAGGCAAAGGGCAGCCTGTCCGATCTGGATAAAACCATGCTGGAGGTCCAGGGGGATCTGAAGGATATCAAATCCCTGCTCAGCGACCTGAAGGGCGACTTCAGCGACGGCCAGAATCTGGCCGACGACCTAAAGACCGACCTGAACCGCCTGGACCGCAGCATCTCCAAGCTGAAGACCTCCCTCAACAGCGTGGGCTCCATGGCCGATACCGCAATTGGCCAGCAGGTGGTGGAGCTGCCCACCGCCGAGGGCACCGTGAAGGTGACGGTGGCGGAGCTTCAGGAGACGCTGGGCAGCGCCGCACAGCTCTATCAGGCCTACCTCCAGGCCCAGGCCAATCCGGACGCCCCGTTCACAGGGGAATTCAGCGAATTCATCACCTACTACCTGGCCCAGAAAGCCATGGCGGAAGCCGCCGCGGCCGGTCAGGAGATCACCCTGGAGCAGGCCATTGCCGCCGTCTCCGGCCAGAGCGCACAGCTCTACCAGCTCTGGACCATGCGGGATGAATTTGAGCAGGAGATGGCCTCCGCCGGGACACTGAAGTCCGGCCTCTCCCAGATCGCCTCTGACACATCCGATCTGCTGGATAAGCTTCAGGGCTTCCGCTCCTCCTATGCCGACGACCTGTTGGAGGCCGTTTTGAAGCACGGTGAGAGCGCCGCCGGCCTTGGCGCCACGCTGGCCGACCGGGCCGGGGCGCTGATCAGCGAGGCGGACGACCTCTACAAGGTCCTGGACGAAGCCGAGCCTGAGGCCCAGGAGGCCCTCAGCGACGCCGCCGCCCTGCTGGATGCCATGACAAACAGCCTCAGCGCCATGAAGGCCTTTGCCGAAGACGCCCAGGCCCTTTTGAAAGAGAGCGGCTCGTTGTTGGACGAGGGCACCCGGAAGACCCTGGAGGGCCTGGCGGCCACGCTGCGCAAAGCGGCGGGCAGTGTCTCCTCCACCCGGGACATCCGCTCCGCCAAGGACAGCATCAGCGACATCATCGAGGACACCTGGAATGAATACCGGGGCGAGACCAGCAACCTCCTTCTGATGGATGCCGATGCGGAGGCGGTCTCCATGACCTCGGAGCAAAACCCGTCTCCCTCCAGCATCCAGGTGCTGATCCGCTCCCAGGAGATCAAGGAGGCGGAACAGGAGGAGACCGAGCAGGAGGAAAATACCGCGGATAAGGGTACCTTCTGGAGCCGTCTGGGCCAAATGCTCAGCGACTTCTGGGTGGGCCTGACCCGGATTTTCCGCTGAGCCAGTGAAAGGTGAGGTGCATTCCCTTGATAGAAAAGATCGCCCATACCCTGACCCGCAAGCCCAGATTGGTGGCGCTGATCGCGGTGGCTCTGCTGATCCCCTCTGTCCTTGGCGCCGTGGCCACCCGCATCAACTACGACATTTTAACCTACCTGCCCGAGGATTTGGAGTCCACCCAGGGCGAGGCCCTGCTGGAGGACCCCTTCCACGACGCGGCCATCAGCATGCTGATCGTGGAGGATATGCCCTCCGGCTACACCGACCGCCTGATCCAGGACATCCAGAAGGTCCCCGGCGTCAGCAATGCCATCTGGGTGTCCAACCTGGTGGGCATCCAGATTCCCACCGACATGATCCCCGCCGACATTCGGAACATGTTCTACTCCGGGGACTCCACCATGATGATCATCCAGTATGAAAAGCCCGGCGCCTCCGAGGAGACCATGTCCGCCATCGACCAGGTCCGGTCCGTTTGCAACGAGCACTGCTTCCTGGCCGGGTTCTCCGTGGTCATCAAGGACACCAAGGACTTGGTGGACGAGGAGCTGCCCCTCTATGTGCTGTTAGCGGTGGTGCTGGCCTTTGCGGCCATGTCGCTGACCATGGACTCCTGGATTCTGCCCCTGGTGTTCCTGGCCGACATCGGCATCGCCATTCTCTACAACTTCGGCACCAACCTCTTCCTGGGGGAGATCTCCTACATCACCAAGGCCATTGCCGCCGTGCTTCAGTTGGGCGTGACCATGGACTA
Proteins encoded:
- a CDS encoding YhgE/Pip domain-containing protein; this encodes MNTQYKPRRILAAATAAAMAFAIVPAAAAEPISDGVTPTYDEAYYATVDYYGNLTEGSMVKSYITNGVSTLTDYGQYDEVKNLTNDVEAVSRDGKTTFDFGSSVPSHFYFEGKTTAPFQQLPWTLTISYRLNGVPTRAEELYGKTGEVEINVDAIPNGSASEYARNNYTLEAMALFNQDDILSLEAPGAQVQLIGNLRAVLFLALPGEEQHFTIRVGAEDFSFDGMTFLMVPATLSQLSQIADLSDKADDLEDSYNKLNTSLDTLLGALDGMSGSLYATAEGLDELNSARDVISSGKGQVYDDLDGVIASLGDLETSLTPASGHITYAKDTLTKAKGSLSDLDKTMLEVQGDLKDIKSLLSDLKGDFSDGQNLADDLKTDLNRLDRSISKLKTSLNSVGSMADTAIGQQVVELPTAEGTVKVTVAELQETLGSAAQLYQAYLQAQANPDAPFTGEFSEFITYYLAQKAMAEAAAAGQEITLEQAIAAVSGQSAQLYQLWTMRDEFEQEMASAGTLKSGLSQIASDTSDLLDKLQGFRSSYADDLLEAVLKHGESAAGLGATLADRAGALISEADDLYKVLDEAEPEAQEALSDAAALLDAMTNSLSAMKAFAEDAQALLKESGSLLDEGTRKTLEGLAATLRKAAGSVSSTRDIRSAKDSISDIIEDTWNEYRGETSNLLLMDADAEAVSMTSEQNPSPSSIQVLIRSQEIKEAEQEETEQEENTADKGTFWSRLGQMLSDFWVGLTRIFR